The Hippocampus zosterae strain Florida chromosome 2, ASM2543408v3, whole genome shotgun sequence genome contains the following window.
agttgagttgagttgagattcaAACTCAAAATCTCACAACTGGGAAGCTCGAGAAGACAAGTTTACCAGCAGCACACCTTGTTGCCCAGCTCGAgtaaatgttcaataaaataaaggttGTATAATCCTTGTGTCAGAAGAGAGTGACTATCGTCGGGACAATGGTGCAGTTTAAATTGGGTCCTGGTTAATTGATGGATTGGgtatttgtatttctttcatTTGGATGTGTGCATGTCAAGAGCAGTCACGTCATCTaatcaattgaaaaataaaaaaattaaatagcatTACCTCATTGAGGGTcatcttgttgtttttcatcttCTGCGGGCTGCTCTTCCATGTTCTCCCAAAGAAATACTGGTGATTTCTGTCAAAGAATGTCACTCGCAGCTGGTAGGTAGCATCTGATTCAGCGTCTGGGGTCGCCTGTGAGGACGGAAGACCCCCGGTTTGTCTCGCGGGACAACAAAGACTCCACAAGCAAGTTCAATATTTGAAAAGGTGTAgattccattattattattattataaataaataataataataacgaaaATACAATACGATACATCCTGGTGTATTACCATTTATTATgattagtaataataataataataataacaataaagctATGAATCAACTGCGTGTTCAGTTAAACAGGCCAAGATTACACTGTGAGTAAACAGAGACATTATTTCGGTACTCAaagtttttgtgacattttggtgtttcatgattaatttttttcccaatgtaaGATgtgcattttggctcaaaacaaGTTGGGAAACAGGTTtagaaattatttatttgttaaaaacatgcatttaaattgGGGGTTCTTTTAGGTGAGTTGGAAAAGATGAAtggaatttcaattcaattgtggTAGTTATTTGATCACGAAACTGTTCTCAATTGAAGTCTACGTAAAATCTACTTAATTACAGTGAATGTTGCACTGTACTtccttatttttacattttattaaatGGAATGAATGCTCACGTTTGTTTTTACCGCATGCAAATGACATCAGGAGCCCCTTCATCTGGAGCGAGCTAGCAAGTGTTAACAGCGAGTCTTGTCACCTTGGGGAGATGCGCCGCTGTGACCCGACCGAGGGTGAGTTGGACGCCGCGGGATGAAGTCAGGTGGCCGTCCACAGCCTGGCGCACCATCTGCCCGGACGGAGGAATCAAATGTCCCCTCTCAAACACATCTTTCCAACTGTCCGCCATAGACGATAGGTCCTCTGTTTTTACCATACTTGTGGCATAAGCGACATCGTGCCGTGAAATATTTTTAGAGGAACACATATAAGGCGTGTCCTCGTTTGCAGTACATCTACATACGTGCCGTCAACATTTGAGACTTTGGGGGTGAAAGTCGAGAAAGACACGTTTATTTAAGAGAATCGTGGTTGGGATTCGACGAAGCAGATACAGGGGAGCCGCCATGTTAAAATGGGATCGTACCATCATGTGCGCGGGGGTCAGCGATTAAATCAAACGTTGCACCACGAGTATTTCTAATTAAGACGACAACGTATATAAGGATTAAGAGAATAACGTATTATGTAAAAGGGTAGCGATCTATCTTATGGTGGAGTGTTACAAAGAACGGATTTTGGtgatggatgtgtgtgtttgttgcaccTCGTGTTTGGTGTCGCCTATCGCGTAGCGTCGGTTGCTATGGTAATAATCACGTTGCCATCTTCGCTCCCACTCAGTTGGTCATGCTGGCAACTGACGATTTTAAGTATGTACTAGCATTGGCTTCAAATctatctttctgttttttgataTTTGTTAGcttattatattaatatatattttgctgTGAATTATCATAATTTGTTTTATTAGTATTCGTGGTAGTATTTATAATtactcatatacagtacattatagTTCATGTATACTGTAGTACTGTACTCGTAGTAATTTatttgtgctcattttcttGGTAATGGGCGATGTTCCGAATTCAGAACAAGAAAacacagtattatttttttcaatcgcAGTCAATACACTTAACATGTTGCATACACTTTGTAGCAATGTGTAAAACGAAAATAAATcatgccaaacaaacaaaagaaagtaacaataaaaataattcacattGCAAACAAGAATATCCaaaacatttattatttaaatatttctgAATATATTTGTTATCTCAAAAGCCCTAAATAGATCTCCATTTAAATCCAAAAGAAGTTAAATAATGGAGTTGAGTCTAGAAATTTACACTTATGAATGTGAAACTTTCCCaacaaaatatgcaaattattgttttttttttattcgacgAGAGTGATACTTTTCCCCATCCAACGCGTTTTTTGCACAGTATACAATTCTCAAATTTTAGCCAAAACACAACATTAATGGGgtcgtccaaaaaaaaaagaaatgacaagaaaaaaaattaatttaataagaCAGAGACGACAACGCAATGCCTCCTGGGATATGTAGCCGTGCCATcggaaattcaaaacaaatcatgGCCGGAGCCAGCATAGATGTGTAGACTGACTCAATCATGCGCAGGATGACTCATTTCCAAGATATGTCTTTGCGTTTCCATGTTGGATGTGGCAAATCCTCTAGCAAACGAATGCTCGTAAATGAAATGTCTGAATGTCAGAGTATATacccgtcttcctcaactggcgaaCTGCGATCcccgaccggaccgccgacctcgtCTGTCCGAACCTACTCTGTCCgggccctcggcaaattgtataaaataataaattataaagtgattgttacgttatacattttgtatttttggactataatcttcgcattaccgcgatcgcttgttaaaattatccgttgtattatttgcgtgcacgaacagatgtattgcagaggacgcagcagcacgactgtgtgtgtaaaatgtttgacgaactggagacgagcAGGCTTAGCAGGGCAtttcggcgataacgatgcgctgattggttcctctgaacttaaggtgtgtccatacataagcttCAGCATAtgcgatgcgctgattggctcctctgaacttaaggtgtgtccatacataagcgcacgaattcaaaatggatgattgtgtcaggaaatagACGCATGCgtgacgccacagtgtgctcacagcttcagcacagaagagccgcacacagacaattagacaagacgaatcgcgggaggtttcgattatgtgcagttttgctcccgtctacccggggatctttgcagctgtttaacagcagaacacatgAATTTGTAACAGAAAATCAGAAAAGGGATGTATATCAATTCACTAATTGAAACCATTAATAATGACAGTTACTCGAGGTCATTCAATACTTTCATAGAACTAATCACAAAGCTAGGAAATTCAAATAGCGAAATGTCAATGGCCAAATCTGGTTTGGAGTGCAAAATGTTGCCACATACAACATGGCGACTGCGGTAACGTAGAGGTCTGTGTAAAGGCGGGATCTAGGAATATCGCTTTGTGTACGAATGAAACTTGAAAACATGTTCGCGAGAATGCGAATACTGTACTGGCAGACCAGAAAGACGCGCATCTAGACAGACAGCCAAATGTTTGGGCATTTCGGGAAAAGCAGACCTTTTAAAATCCGCAGCCTACAAGATAACAGTAAGTATGGCGTTGCAGCAAGCGACGTGAAGGAGTTGCTGAAAAAGGGTTGCAACATATTAAAGGTGAGATGTTTGCTTCTGGTTTCGTTTTAAATTGTTGCAAACTGTACcacttttttggtttgtttggtttttttaatcAGACCGTTTTAACAAAATATGCATGGGGCAATCGTAAGCATGACAATTTTCTTCTCAGAGTCAGGAAGTTATCACGGTGAAAAAAAGCTTGGCGCCCTGAATTGTCAGACGTCTCGAAATGTTAATGTTACTCCAGGCAGTCTGAGCTGTTGCCACTCTGCAAAGGAACTCTTGCCCTTTGTTCCTCTATTTGCCGGCAATCTCGATTGGTGTTTCAAGCGATGCCATGTGATGGTGTTGAAGGTGTGTACGCACAAGGAAAAGATAATGGGCTCAAAGCTTGTGCTCAGAGTTGCATTTGAGAGGGTAAAGCAGCATCTTGAGCAAAAGAGTCTCCTCATCTCAGTTGTGTTAACAAGTTGGgatatttttcatttacttTACTCATCCCGAAAAAGCACACGTTGCTCTATATTTGTGTTGCGCACCACGCATAGAACAATACCAAATGCTAAATATGTGTATACCCATCATCCAATATCACTGACAGTACTTTACGTAAAGTACCATATAATTATGCAAATATTTATGCTTCGGGCTGTTGGCGGTTGTTTCTGTTTCTCATCCACCTGAAGCACTCTGACCTAATAGTAGAAACTGTTATACAATaaatattacaatttaaaacagcACATAACACCACAGCCACACTAACCCATAACCTCGTATGTCGTGATCATTAATCGAGGACCACCTGAAGATGCACACTGTAccttgatttctgtgttctgttGTTTTTGCAGTTGCCACTCTCCGGTGCACATGTTTGTCTGTACGAAGATGGGACAAAGGTGACAAAAGAATTTTTCACAACTTTACCTGACAACACGGAACTCGTTCTCCTCTGTAAAGATCAAACATGGGGCGGAGGTAAGTGTAAGGTGTCCTCTCCGGACAGAGGCTTCATTAGACACCCATTCGTTCCGAACCGTGACTAGTGACATCTTAATGCCTCTTGTCCTCAGCTGTGTATGACATTGCCCAGTTACTGAGCTCGGACCAGCACACCGCGGGCCTCGTCCAAGTGGCAAAGGGCCTCCTCACGGGTGAAAAGTCTCCCAAGCGACGGAAAATCCTGAGCGACTTTCTCCGGAACCTGGAGGACAGATCTGAGCTGGAGAGCAGAGATGAGGATGAAGACTGGTTCACGggtaaggaaaaaaatgttcttgggTCAACACCGTTACTAATAATTATAATTGAcgtaatataatatatacagtataatatatatatatatatatatatatatatatatactgtatatatatagtcatatatatatatatataaataaataatacatttcatttataagtgcctttcaaaacactcaaggacacacatttacatttcaaaaaacagaagccattcatttaccaatgtgattgcacttttgtatacatatttaaatattcagatattaagatttgtattatgcaaaataacatgctttttctctcaaatatattattataatcatttgtttgacatatactgtaattattttctgtataaaaattaatttggtgttcaaaaagtattttttcaaacttgagtcttgagaaAGAGGGCCGATACGGCATTTAGCACAACTACAAACAaaatcataaaatgtttttgaagggTTACTtcaaatagttaaaaaaaaaaaaacaagtattaaATGCATTGGATCCACGAATATAACAATAGACAAGGCCTCGTCATTAAAATGACTTCAATCATGCTTTAAAAATTCTTAAGTGTTAACACACGATAACGAAGATTTTATGATTGCAAATCATcttaaatttcaaaataaattaacattcttttaaaaaaatgataataataataaaatacagattGACTCCCATTAGTAACATTGTGCAATTACAAAAGCGGAAACCAACAAAACAGTTATGTGGTTTTACTTGGGACTCTTAAGAGCAGAGGCTTGTGAGTTATGTACCATAGCAATTTTGGCCAACACGGGACATTGCGAGCATTGTGAAGTTGGTgtaaaatggaatgaaaatgtctggaatttgatttgactttagCCTTGGAAACCTTGTTAAACCacccaagtgtaaaaaaaaaaaaaaaaaacgttcatctGATTGTTCTTAGTCGCCTCAATGATGTTTTCCATTCAGGCGTGGAGGCTCGCTTCAAGACCAAGTCTGCCTACTTGAAGTACAACTGTGAAAGTAGGATAAGAAGCTACATGAAAGAGGTCAAGCCGCAAAGCAGGCGACAGCCCCAAAGTGTACCGCCTTCACAATAAGAGTTTCTCATCTCTTAACAGTTGGACGATGCCACCAAATCCGCGCAGAACGCTAAAGTCCGAGTCGAGTGTTTGCATGCGTCGAAGAGCATCTCGCGGATGCTGAAGTCCGACAAATATAACGGCTGCTACTTTGACCGCACCGAAAAGGAGACGCATCGACTGTGTACCCGAGAAGGCTGGTTCACCTGCCAGGTACTGAGCTGAACGTTGTCCTCTTTGGAAAGGCAGAATTTCTGATCGCGCCTCATGAACACTTGCATTCCTCAGGGCT
Protein-coding sequences here:
- the dffb gene encoding DNA fragmentation factor subunit beta, which translates into the protein MFGHFGKSRPFKIRSLQDNSKYGVAASDVKELLKKGCNILKLPLSGAHVCLYEDGTKVTKEFFTTLPDNTELVLLCKDQTWGGAVYDIAQLLSSDQHTAGLVQVAKGLLTGEKSPKRRKILSDFLRNLEDRSELESRDEDEDWFTGVEARFKTKSAYLKYNCESRIRSYMKELDDATKSAQNAKVRVECLHASKSISRMLKSDKYNGCYFDRTEKETHRLCTREGWFTCQGSFDQTNCASLHSINPYGSRESRIVFSTWNLDHRIEKKRTIIPALLEALQNHTSEDINLTYFYRLLFTRDNLKLVHVVCHKKGAHNLLCDPKKIFKRQQRGKKIHLK